Proteins encoded by one window of Mesorhizobium sp. INR15:
- the hemA gene encoding 5-aminolevulinate synthase, whose protein sequence is MNYQRFFEEAIDQLHAERRYRVFADLERIAGKFPRAIWRANGRAEEITVWCSNDYLGMGQHPDVIAAFQNAAGKMGSGAGGTRNISGTSNPLVELEVELADLHDKEAALVFTSGFVSNEASISTIARLLPNCLIISDELNHASMIEGVRRSGAEKKIFRHNDVAHLESLLQAAGRERAKLIVFESVYSMDGDIAPIREIVELAERYNAMTYIDEVHAVGMYGPRGGGITEREGLADRIDIIQGTLAKAFGTLGGYITGTSAVIDAVRSYAPGFIFTTALPPAIAAATTISIRHLKRSQAERDAQQQQATRTKHILSAAGLPVMESPTHIVPLLVGDPELCKMASDRLLGVHGIYIQPINYPTVPRGTERLRITPTPFHSDVLIAALQDALVETWDALGIPYGSSGRPAVAKSDRIIPLLVPKSGG, encoded by the coding sequence ATGAACTATCAGCGGTTCTTCGAAGAAGCGATCGACCAGCTCCATGCCGAGCGTCGCTACCGTGTCTTCGCCGACCTGGAACGTATCGCCGGCAAGTTTCCGCGCGCCATCTGGCGCGCCAACGGCCGTGCCGAGGAAATCACCGTCTGGTGCTCGAACGATTATCTCGGCATGGGCCAGCATCCCGATGTCATCGCGGCGTTCCAGAACGCGGCTGGCAAGATGGGCTCCGGCGCCGGCGGCACCCGCAACATTTCGGGCACCAGCAATCCGCTGGTCGAGCTTGAGGTTGAGCTTGCCGACCTGCACGACAAGGAAGCGGCACTGGTCTTCACCTCGGGCTTCGTCTCCAACGAGGCGTCGATCTCGACCATCGCCCGGCTTTTGCCCAATTGCCTGATCATCTCGGACGAGTTGAACCATGCCTCGATGATCGAAGGCGTGCGGCGCTCGGGTGCCGAGAAGAAGATTTTCCGCCACAATGACGTCGCGCATCTGGAAAGCCTGCTGCAGGCGGCGGGCCGTGAGCGCGCCAAGCTGATCGTTTTCGAGAGCGTCTATTCGATGGATGGCGATATCGCGCCGATCAGAGAGATCGTCGAGCTCGCCGAACGCTACAATGCCATGACCTATATCGACGAGGTCCATGCCGTCGGCATGTACGGACCGCGCGGTGGTGGCATCACCGAACGGGAAGGACTGGCCGACCGCATCGACATCATCCAGGGCACGCTGGCCAAGGCATTTGGTACGCTCGGCGGCTACATCACCGGTACCAGTGCGGTCATCGATGCTGTGCGCTCCTACGCACCTGGATTCATCTTCACCACGGCGCTGCCGCCGGCCATCGCCGCTGCCACCACCATCTCGATCCGCCATCTCAAGCGTTCGCAGGCCGAGCGTGACGCCCAGCAACAGCAGGCGACGCGGACCAAGCACATTCTTTCCGCTGCCGGCTTGCCGGTGATGGAATCGCCGACCCATATCGTGCCGCTTCTGGTTGGCGACCCCGAACTCTGCAAGATGGCCAGCGACCGCCTGCTCGGCGTGCACGGCATCTATATCCAGCCGATCAACTATCCGACCGTGCCGCGCGGCACGGAGCGGCTACGCATCACGCCGACGCCGTTCCATTCCGACGTGCTCATCGCGGCGCTGCAGGACGCGCTGGTCGAGACCTGGGATGCGCTTGGTATTCCCTACGGTTCGTCAGGACGGCCCGCTGTCGCCAAGAGCGACCGGATCATTCCTCTGCTGGTGCCCAAGTCAGGCGGCTGA
- a CDS encoding pyridoxal phosphate-dependent aminotransferase → MTLIETLRSEARAAPESGIVAVVNHGRLREGLIPLWAGEGDLPTPAFISDAAARGLADGETFYTWQRGIPDLRQALSRYYARHFAKTFPQEEFIVTGSGMHAIQLALDAVAGAGDEVIYLSPAWPNFAAAAGVAGAVPVPVTLDQSGNGWSCDVEKIAAAITPRTKVLFINTPSNPTGWTADRETLQAILDLARAKNLWLIADEIYSLFHYGHGRAPSFLDIAAPEDRILFVNSFSKNWAMTGWRVGWIKTHPALQQVFENLIQYSNSGVAQFMQRGAVAALDGGDAFIAEQVERARAARDLVCGILGATGRARFTVPQGAFYLFFTVDGITDSRTAAFDIVDNANVGLAPGTAFGPGGEAFLRLCFHRRLDKIEEAAHRLAKWMKTV, encoded by the coding sequence ATGACCTTGATCGAGACCTTGCGTTCCGAGGCACGCGCCGCGCCGGAAAGCGGCATTGTCGCCGTCGTCAACCACGGCCGCCTGCGCGAAGGCCTGATCCCGCTCTGGGCCGGCGAGGGTGACCTGCCAACGCCAGCCTTCATCAGCGACGCGGCCGCGCGCGGGCTGGCCGATGGCGAGACATTCTACACCTGGCAGCGAGGCATTCCCGACCTCAGGCAGGCACTCTCCCGCTACTACGCCAGGCATTTCGCCAAGACCTTCCCGCAGGAAGAGTTCATCGTCACCGGGTCCGGCATGCATGCCATCCAGCTGGCGCTCGACGCCGTTGCCGGCGCCGGCGACGAGGTGATTTATCTGTCGCCGGCCTGGCCGAATTTCGCCGCGGCCGCCGGTGTGGCGGGCGCCGTTCCAGTGCCGGTCACGCTCGACCAATCCGGCAATGGCTGGTCCTGCGATGTCGAGAAGATCGCGGCGGCGATTACGCCGCGCACCAAGGTGCTGTTCATCAACACGCCGTCCAACCCGACTGGCTGGACCGCCGACCGCGAGACCTTGCAGGCGATCCTCGACCTCGCCCGCGCCAAAAACCTTTGGCTCATCGCCGACGAGATCTACTCGTTGTTCCACTACGGTCACGGCCGCGCACCGTCCTTCCTCGACATCGCGGCTCCGGAGGATCGCATTCTCTTCGTCAACAGCTTCTCCAAGAATTGGGCCATGACCGGCTGGCGTGTCGGCTGGATCAAGACCCATCCGGCCTTGCAGCAGGTGTTTGAAAATCTGATCCAGTATTCGAATTCCGGCGTCGCCCAGTTCATGCAGCGCGGCGCTGTCGCGGCCCTCGATGGGGGTGATGCGTTTATCGCCGAGCAGGTCGAGAGGGCGCGTGCGGCGCGTGATCTGGTCTGCGGCATCCTCGGCGCCACTGGCCGCGCCCGGTTCACCGTGCCGCAGGGCGCGTTCTATCTGTTCTTCACGGTCGACGGCATCACCGATTCCCGCACCGCCGCTTTCGACATCGTCGACAATGCCAATGTCGGGCTGGCGCCGGGAACCGCTTTCGGCCCGGGCGGGGAAGCGTTCCTGCGCCTATGCTTCCACCGCCGCCTCGACAAGATCGAGGAAGCAGCGCACCGGTTGGCGAAGTGGATGAAGACTGTTTGA
- the mscL gene encoding large conductance mechanosensitive channel protein MscL, with protein sequence MLKEFQEFISKGNVMDLAVGVIIGAAFGKIVDSLVNDIIMPIVGAIFGGLDFNNYFVGLSSAVNATSLVEAKKQGAVFAYGSFITVALNFIILAFIIFLMVKAVNNMRKRLEREKPAAPAAPPPADVALLTEIRDLLAKR encoded by the coding sequence ATGCTGAAAGAATTCCAGGAATTCATTTCCAAGGGTAATGTGATGGACCTCGCGGTCGGCGTCATCATCGGCGCTGCCTTCGGCAAGATCGTCGATTCCCTTGTCAACGACATCATCATGCCGATCGTCGGAGCGATTTTCGGCGGGCTGGATTTCAACAACTATTTCGTGGGGCTCTCGTCGGCCGTCAACGCGACCTCGCTGGTCGAAGCCAAAAAGCAGGGCGCCGTTTTTGCCTATGGCAGCTTCATTACGGTGGCGCTGAACTTCATCATCCTCGCCTTTATCATTTTCCTCATGGTCAAGGCCGTGAACAATATGCGCAAGCGGTTGGAACGCGAGAAGCCGGCAGCCCCTGCCGCGCCGCCGCCAGCCGACGTCGCCTTGCTCACAGAAATTCGCGACTTGCTCGCGAAGCGCTAA
- a CDS encoding PAS-domain containing protein, translating to MQGLFVVIIAIAYVTLLFAIASLGDRRSTISGLSRARPFIYALSLAIYCTSWTFFGSVGLSSERGLEFLGIYTGPVLVFVFGFPLLNRIVKLAKTEKITSVADFLGARYGKSFTVAAIATLIATIGAVPYIALQLKAISGSVSLMVEHYTGSPPSFDPFVSDISLVVAMLLALFAVLFGTRHADATEHQDGLVLAVAVETVVKLAAFLAIGLMVTFLIFGGPGDMFDKLAENTQVRQAMGYSTSLATWLVLTCLSGFAIIMLPRQFYVTIVENRSEAELRTATWVFPLYLVAINLFVLPIAFAGLTLVGTRTSSDLYVLALPLFGGHDVLAMAAFVGGLSAATAMVIVESVALSIMISNDLIIPLFVRRLLKTTTSENEDWSTLILNVRRASIFIMLFIAFLYYRESTNSARLSSIGLMSFAAIAQFAPALIGGLIWRGANGRGAALGMVAGILVWGYTLLLPSLAAPDTDILIHGLFGFEALRPQALFGTAAEPLNHGVLWSLSINSLFFVFGSLSRASVPLERIQASIFVPREAGPMPSLRRFRTAITVNDLKDTIARYLGVERTERSFQSFEKSSSTSLHGKEQASMDVIRFSEQLLASAVGSSSARLILSLLFRRNDRESRDAFRLLDDATEALQHNRDLLQIALDQMEQGITVFDRDFRLICWNRQYRALFSLPDEMGQVGVSLDRILRHLAERGDIPADQRVAMLNRLTSFVSPWQMELKTSGRIIELRSNPMPDGGIVATYADISGRVEQDLALKRANESLEQRVKTRTIELTRVNEELTRVNEELAQAQMLAEEANLGKTRFLAAAGHDILQPLNAARLYCSSLIEKAGKGPAGKAAVNIESSLESVETILGAVLDISRLDAGAMKPDNTAFRLDGLLRQICNDFEPLAAEKKLVLGIMPSSLTVMTDRNLLRRLIQNLVSNAIKYTRHGRILVGVRRRGELAEIQVIDTGIGIAGDKLNTVFNEFTRLDEGAREAEGLGLGLSIVDRIARVLRLEIRIFSNPGKGTRFSILLPVAETPAPRKEAEPRPSARSTASLAGLNVLCIDNDARILEGMRLLLEGWGCNVETIAGSKVVSATRRPDIVLADYHLDGETGLDVIAGLRDIHGRDLPAVLVTADRSSEVRAAAGELDVPVINKPLKPAVLRSMMARVRPLASAAE from the coding sequence GTGCAGGGCTTGTTCGTCGTCATCATCGCGATCGCCTATGTGACGTTGCTGTTTGCCATCGCCAGCCTGGGCGACCGGCGCTCGACGATCTCAGGGCTCAGCCGCGCCCGGCCTTTCATCTATGCTCTCAGCCTCGCCATCTATTGCACCTCGTGGACCTTCTTTGGTTCCGTCGGACTGTCCTCCGAGCGCGGCCTTGAGTTTCTCGGCATCTACACCGGTCCGGTGCTGGTGTTCGTCTTCGGCTTTCCACTGCTCAACCGCATCGTCAAGCTGGCCAAGACCGAGAAGATCACCTCGGTTGCCGACTTTCTCGGTGCGCGCTACGGCAAAAGCTTCACCGTTGCGGCGATCGCCACGCTGATCGCCACCATTGGCGCGGTGCCCTATATCGCGCTGCAATTGAAGGCGATCTCCGGCTCGGTCAGCCTGATGGTCGAGCACTATACGGGATCGCCGCCCTCCTTCGATCCGTTCGTCAGCGACATCTCCCTGGTCGTCGCCATGCTTCTGGCGCTGTTCGCGGTGCTGTTCGGCACGCGCCACGCCGATGCCACCGAGCATCAGGATGGGCTGGTCCTGGCGGTCGCGGTCGAGACCGTGGTCAAGCTCGCCGCCTTCCTCGCCATCGGCCTGATGGTGACTTTTCTGATCTTCGGCGGCCCCGGCGACATGTTCGACAAGCTCGCCGAAAACACGCAGGTGCGCCAGGCGATGGGCTACTCGACCTCGCTGGCAACCTGGCTGGTGCTGACCTGCCTCAGCGGCTTCGCCATCATCATGCTGCCGCGCCAGTTCTACGTCACCATCGTCGAGAACCGCAGCGAGGCCGAACTGCGCACGGCGACGTGGGTGTTTCCGCTCTATCTGGTGGCGATCAACCTGTTCGTCCTGCCGATAGCGTTTGCCGGACTCACACTGGTCGGTACCAGGACCAGCAGCGATCTCTATGTGCTGGCGCTGCCTCTGTTCGGCGGCCACGATGTGCTGGCCATGGCCGCCTTCGTCGGTGGCCTTTCGGCGGCGACCGCGATGGTCATCGTTGAAAGCGTCGCGCTGTCGATCATGATCTCCAACGACCTCATCATCCCGCTGTTCGTACGCCGCCTGCTCAAGACCACGACCTCGGAGAACGAGGACTGGTCGACGCTTATCCTCAATGTGCGGCGGGCATCGATCTTCATCATGCTGTTCATCGCCTTCCTCTACTACCGCGAGAGCACCAACAGCGCGCGGCTGTCGTCGATCGGCCTGATGTCCTTCGCGGCCATCGCCCAGTTCGCGCCGGCACTGATCGGCGGGCTGATCTGGCGCGGCGCCAATGGCCGTGGTGCCGCGCTCGGCATGGTCGCCGGCATCCTTGTGTGGGGCTACACGCTGCTGCTGCCCTCGCTCGCGGCGCCCGACACCGACATCCTGATCCACGGCCTGTTCGGCTTCGAAGCGCTGCGCCCGCAGGCGCTGTTCGGCACCGCTGCCGAGCCGCTGAACCACGGCGTGCTGTGGAGCCTGTCTATCAATTCGCTGTTCTTCGTGTTTGGCTCGTTGTCGCGTGCTTCAGTGCCGCTGGAGCGCATCCAGGCATCAATCTTCGTGCCGCGCGAGGCCGGCCCGATGCCCAGCCTGCGCCGCTTCCGCACCGCCATCACCGTCAACGACCTCAAGGACACGATCGCGCGCTATCTCGGCGTGGAGCGCACTGAACGCTCGTTCCAGTCCTTCGAGAAGAGCAGCAGCACCTCCCTGCACGGCAAAGAACAAGCCAGCATGGATGTCATCCGCTTTTCCGAGCAACTGCTGGCCAGCGCCGTCGGGTCCTCCTCGGCACGATTGATCCTGTCGCTGCTGTTTCGCCGCAACGACCGCGAATCCAGGGATGCCTTCCGCCTGCTCGACGACGCCACCGAGGCGCTGCAGCACAACCGCGACCTGCTGCAGATTGCACTTGACCAGATGGAGCAAGGCATCACGGTCTTCGACCGCGATTTCCGGCTGATCTGCTGGAACCGCCAGTATCGCGCCCTGTTCAGCCTGCCCGACGAGATGGGCCAGGTCGGCGTCTCACTCGATCGGATCCTGCGCCATCTGGCCGAGCGCGGCGACATTCCGGCGGACCAGCGCGTGGCGATGCTCAACCGGCTGACCAGTTTTGTCAGCCCGTGGCAGATGGAGCTGAAGACCAGCGGCCGCATCATCGAACTGCGCTCCAACCCGATGCCGGATGGCGGCATCGTCGCCACCTATGCCGACATTTCCGGCCGCGTCGAACAGGACCTGGCGCTGAAGCGCGCCAATGAATCGCTGGAACAGCGGGTGAAGACCCGCACCATCGAGCTGACTAGGGTCAACGAGGAGTTGACCCGGGTCAACGAGGAACTGGCGCAAGCGCAGATGCTGGCCGAGGAGGCCAATCTCGGCAAGACACGCTTCCTCGCCGCCGCCGGCCACGACATCCTGCAGCCGTTGAACGCCGCCCGGCTTTACTGCTCGTCGCTGATCGAGAAGGCCGGCAAGGGGCCCGCAGGCAAGGCAGCGGTCAACATCGAGTCTTCACTGGAATCGGTTGAGACCATACTTGGCGCGGTACTCGACATATCGCGCCTGGACGCTGGCGCGATGAAGCCGGACAACACCGCCTTCAGGCTGGACGGCCTGCTGCGCCAGATCTGCAACGACTTCGAGCCGCTTGCCGCCGAGAAGAAGCTTGTTCTTGGCATCATGCCATCCTCGCTCACGGTGATGACGGACCGCAATCTGCTTCGCCGCCTGATCCAGAATCTCGTCTCCAACGCCATCAAATACACGCGCCATGGCCGTATCCTGGTCGGCGTACGCAGGCGCGGCGAACTGGCAGAGATCCAGGTGATCGACACCGGCATCGGCATTGCCGGCGACAAGCTGAACACGGTCTTCAACGAGTTCACCAGGCTGGACGAAGGCGCGCGTGAGGCCGAAGGGCTCGGTCTCGGACTTTCCATCGTCGACCGTATCGCCCGTGTGCTGCGCCTCGAAATCCGGATTTTCTCAAACCCCGGCAAGGGCACGCGCTTTTCCATCCTCTTGCCGGTGGCTGAAACGCCGGCGCCCCGCAAGGAGGCCGAGCCGAGACCCTCGGCCCGCAGCACGGCCTCGCTGGCCGGGCTCAACGTGCTGTGCATCGACAATGACGCCCGTATCCTGGAAGGCATGCGGCTTTTGCTGGAAGGCTGGGGCTGCAATGTCGAAACCATTGCCGGCTCCAAGGTCGTTTCTGCCACGCGCCGTCCCGATATCGTGCTTGCCGACTATCACCTCGACGGCGAGACCGGCCTTGATGTGATCGCGGGCCTGCGTGACATTCATGGCCGCGATCTGCCGGCCGTGCTGGTCACAGCCGACCGCTCCAGCGAGGTTCGCGCCGCCGCCGGTGAACTCGATGTGCCGGTGATCAACAAACCGCTGAAACCAGCCGTTCTGCGGTCGATGATGGCCAGGGTCAGGCCACTGGCCTCGGCAGCCGAGTAA
- a CDS encoding TetR family transcriptional regulator → MAEHASHSISSRKQPKQARATELVAAILEAAVQVLATEGAQRFTTTRVAERAGVSVGSLYQYFPNKAALLFRLQSDEWRRTGDLLHDILQQTGKPPLERLRILVHAFIHSECEEAAVRGALNDAAPLYRDAPEAHAARASGERTVQAFMREALPDAPDAVRALACDLIMTTLSAVGKDFSGSPQTPAEIDTYAGAVADMFCAYLISLGHKG, encoded by the coding sequence ATGGCCGAACACGCAAGCCATTCGATTTCCTCAAGAAAACAGCCCAAGCAGGCTCGCGCGACGGAGCTCGTGGCGGCGATCCTGGAGGCAGCTGTTCAGGTTTTGGCGACGGAAGGCGCGCAGCGTTTCACCACCACGCGCGTCGCCGAGAGGGCCGGTGTCAGCGTCGGTTCGCTCTATCAGTATTTCCCCAACAAGGCGGCGCTTCTGTTCCGGCTGCAGAGCGACGAATGGCGGCGGACGGGCGACCTGCTGCACGACATCCTGCAGCAGACCGGGAAGCCGCCGCTCGAAAGGCTGCGTATCCTCGTTCATGCCTTCATCCACTCTGAATGCGAGGAGGCGGCGGTGCGCGGTGCACTCAACGATGCAGCCCCTCTCTACCGCGATGCGCCCGAAGCACACGCGGCGAGGGCCTCGGGAGAACGTACAGTCCAGGCATTCATGCGCGAGGCCTTGCCCGACGCTCCTGATGCTGTCCGTGCCCTCGCATGCGATTTGATCATGACGACGCTCAGCGCCGTGGGTAAGGATTTTTCCGGAAGCCCCCAGACACCGGCCGAGATCGACACCTATGCGGGCGCGGTGGCCGACATGTTCTGTGCCTACCTCATAAGCCTCGGCCACAAGGGGTAA
- a CDS encoding O-methyltransferase translates to MTTLTNAPLAPLLTRLFKEAEAATSPAAAMYSSDDRARMVRSKTEYLDFYGNLKDLWLAVSPETGTLLYMLARSTGARVVIEFGTSFGISTLYLAAALRDNGGGRLITTEFEPSKVMRAKANLREGGLIDLVEIREGDALQTLSADLPETIDLLLLDGAKALYPEILSLVESRLRPGALVIADNADFSPEYLERVRSPDGGYMSTPFGDDVELSVRLG, encoded by the coding sequence ATGACGACTTTGACCAACGCCCCGCTTGCACCATTGCTCACCCGCCTGTTCAAGGAAGCCGAGGCCGCGACGAGCCCTGCAGCGGCCATGTATTCAAGTGACGACCGGGCACGCATGGTGCGCAGCAAGACCGAGTATCTCGATTTCTACGGCAACCTGAAGGATCTCTGGCTGGCGGTTTCGCCGGAGACAGGCACGCTGCTCTACATGCTGGCGCGAAGCACGGGTGCGCGTGTCGTCATCGAATTCGGCACCTCGTTCGGCATCTCGACCCTCTATCTTGCCGCAGCGCTCAGGGACAATGGCGGCGGCCGCCTGATCACCACCGAGTTCGAGCCGTCCAAGGTGATGCGCGCCAAGGCCAATCTTCGGGAAGGCGGCCTGATCGACCTCGTCGAAATCCGCGAGGGCGACGCGCTACAGACGCTGAGCGCCGACCTTCCCGAGACTATCGACCTTTTGCTGCTCGACGGCGCCAAGGCACTTTACCCGGAGATTCTGAGCCTGGTCGAAAGCCGGCTGCGGCCGGGCGCGCTGGTCATCGCCGACAACGCCGATTTCTCTCCCGAATATCTGGAGCGCGTGCGTTCGCCAGACGGGGGATACATGTCGACGCCTTTCGGCGACGACGTCGAACTGTCGGTGCGGCTCGGCTGA
- a CDS encoding MFS transporter translates to MIKTFLSFWRETPRPALLGLLLFFCAGFADGALVPFFPLWASSEAGIPIGAIGLLFGCYAGGELLAAPLIGGIADRVGRRPVLILASLGVGCGFTALFFVHGVVAAAVVLIATGICESVLHPTIMTVIADVTPPSTHSRWFSLAHVSSSAGQILGPASGAVLALMSLRSVFLASGTVLLLGSLVMLFALAETIGAGRGTDDDDDGAEEEEGLSALLPAFRDSRLARLLGWVVLFEISANWIEAVIPLYARDAGTLTPSGIGTLFAFAAALTVGLQMLVSRFAETRSALWLTVAAGVTTSAAFALLAASPAMLSLIAAVSLCAMAQMLVGPLVPTAVNALAPPARRASYMAASSVAVDLKDSLGPSLGTALYAIAPRLPWIAGIPLVVIASLGLGAAIGRARPAAGSSASGQDKTGTGATLEEPSIPDGAVVENYR, encoded by the coding sequence ATGATCAAGACATTCCTATCCTTCTGGCGCGAGACGCCGCGCCCGGCCCTTCTAGGTCTTCTGTTGTTCTTCTGCGCCGGTTTCGCCGATGGAGCGCTTGTGCCCTTCTTTCCGCTGTGGGCCAGCAGCGAAGCGGGCATTCCCATCGGCGCGATCGGCCTGCTTTTCGGCTGCTATGCCGGCGGCGAGCTTTTGGCGGCGCCGCTGATCGGCGGCATTGCCGACCGCGTCGGCCGACGGCCAGTGCTGATCCTTGCCTCGCTTGGTGTCGGATGCGGCTTCACGGCGCTGTTCTTCGTGCACGGCGTCGTTGCCGCCGCTGTGGTGCTGATTGCGACCGGCATTTGTGAATCGGTGCTTCATCCGACCATCATGACCGTGATCGCCGATGTCACGCCGCCATCGACACATTCCAGATGGTTCAGCCTGGCGCATGTGAGTTCAAGCGCGGGGCAGATCCTTGGCCCGGCCAGTGGCGCGGTGCTCGCACTCATGTCGCTGCGCAGCGTCTTCCTGGCCTCCGGCACAGTTCTGTTGCTGGGCAGCCTGGTGATGCTGTTCGCGCTGGCGGAGACGATCGGCGCCGGGCGTGGCACCGACGACGACGATGACGGCGCGGAAGAGGAGGAAGGCCTGTCGGCATTGCTGCCGGCCTTTCGCGACAGCCGCCTCGCCAGGCTGCTCGGCTGGGTTGTGCTGTTCGAAATATCCGCCAACTGGATCGAGGCCGTCATCCCGCTCTATGCGCGAGATGCCGGGACCCTGACGCCGTCCGGCATCGGCACGCTGTTTGCCTTTGCGGCAGCCTTGACCGTCGGCCTGCAGATGCTGGTGAGCCGTTTTGCCGAAACGCGATCGGCGCTGTGGCTGACGGTCGCCGCCGGCGTCACGACCAGTGCCGCCTTCGCGCTGCTGGCGGCCTCTCCGGCGATGCTGTCGCTGATCGCCGCCGTCAGCCTGTGCGCGATGGCCCAGATGCTGGTCGGGCCGCTGGTGCCGACCGCTGTCAATGCGCTTGCCCCGCCGGCGCGCCGCGCCTCCTACATGGCGGCCTCGTCGGTGGCCGTCGACCTCAAGGACTCGCTAGGCCCGTCCCTCGGCACCGCGCTTTACGCCATCGCGCCGCGCCTGCCCTGGATCGCCGGCATTCCGCTTGTGGTGATCGCATCGCTCGGCCTTGGCGCGGCGATCGGCCGAGCGCGACCGGCTGCAGGTTCGTCCGCTTCGGGCCAGGACAAAACCGGGACAGGCGCTACGCTGGAAGAACCATCGATACCGGACGGCGCGGTCGTTGAAAACTATCGCTGA
- a CDS encoding response regulator transcription factor: MPSGYTFVIADDHPLFRGALREALAGIGNVAAIHEAGDFDTAKALVVANEDVDLVLLDLSMPGASGLSGLISLRGIHPAVPMVVVSAHDDPVTIRRALDLGASGFISKSASMEEIRRAVQSVLAGDIAAPVGIDLGVERDPEISDLIKRLQALTPQQTRVLGMLAEGLLNKQIAYELSVSEATIKAHVSAILQKLGVDSRTQAVIQLSKIGGDPLQAVS, translated from the coding sequence TTGCCGTCAGGCTACACTTTCGTCATCGCCGACGATCATCCGCTGTTTCGCGGTGCCTTGCGGGAGGCACTGGCCGGCATCGGCAACGTCGCCGCCATTCACGAGGCCGGTGATTTCGACACGGCCAAGGCGCTGGTCGTGGCCAATGAGGATGTCGACCTGGTGCTGCTCGATCTCTCGATGCCCGGCGCCAGTGGCCTCTCCGGCCTGATCTCGTTGCGCGGCATCCACCCTGCGGTGCCGATGGTGGTGGTCTCTGCGCATGACGACCCGGTGACGATCCGGCGCGCGCTCGATCTCGGCGCCTCCGGCTTCATCTCCAAATCGGCAAGCATGGAGGAAATCCGCCGCGCCGTTCAGTCGGTGCTGGCCGGCGACATCGCCGCACCCGTCGGGATCGACCTCGGCGTCGAGCGCGACCCCGAAATATCGGACCTGATCAAGCGGCTCCAGGCGCTGACGCCTCAGCAGACGCGCGTCTTGGGCATGCTGGCCGAAGGGCTGCTCAACAAGCAGATCGCCTACGAACTCAGCGTTTCCGAAGCAACCATCAAGGCGCATGTCTCGGCCATCCTGCAGAAACTTGGCGTCGACAGCCGCACCCAGGCGGTGATCCAGCTGTCCAAGATCGGCGGCGATCCGCTGCAAGCGGTGAGTTAA
- a CDS encoding DUF952 domain-containing protein, with protein MSQIIYKIAPEALWREAETSGSFTGAPIDVADGFIHFSTAAQAPETAARHFTGQNGLLLIAIDAQRLGTALKYEVSRGGALFPHLYGPLDLKAVLWVRPLPIGSDGTHQFPALEAE; from the coding sequence ATGTCTCAGATTATCTACAAGATAGCTCCTGAAGCGCTGTGGCGCGAGGCCGAAACGAGCGGCAGCTTCACCGGTGCGCCAATCGATGTCGCCGACGGTTTCATCCACTTCTCCACCGCCGCCCAGGCGCCGGAGACCGCAGCCAGGCATTTCACCGGCCAGAACGGGCTCTTGTTGATTGCCATCGACGCGCAGCGCCTGGGAACCGCGCTGAAATACGAGGTCTCGCGCGGCGGCGCCCTGTTCCCGCATCTCTATGGCCCGTTGGACCTGAAGGCCGTCCTGTGGGTCAGGCCACTTCCAATTGGCAGCGACGGCACCCACCAGTTTCCGGCGCTGGAGGCCGAATGA